The following proteins come from a genomic window of Montipora capricornis isolate CH-2021 chromosome 9, ASM3666992v2, whole genome shotgun sequence:
- the LOC138015130 gene encoding tumor necrosis factor receptor superfamily member 16-like: MDLDKPTISSNQNFCHCLVKVMAFVLFLCAHVEAINPAVYCSKNQFIVDHADGSTSCEDCETCPQGQGLSHTCGSRIPSDAMVNCVPCLHGVSFSSGDDTSSCAPCSSCAEDQVVLQNCISTHDVVCDKKCYSNDKYFDTSGNCLPCSKCCGDGEDKMVNECKSKVRAAPDMVCSFNHSANRCDVTTTASVLTRNTTVSTFTSNATLIPSVTTSSPSNFQPGSPHASSSSAPQPFEKNGDESGATHEKVVFGVIYFAVLVLVSFGTFGMCIFCKRWIPRCRNCSGGTSDAEAGNMTHANEGTELRDVNQYTGNNESATEEGMTTAPTAHQDEDEEEEEEEPKGLSKPLLEKEPVQTTCVNCQKQNRRRTKDSKPLKSLLDDSDVLDGICESLDAHVPGRGNYRVVAEQNGFTHFKIKSVLEKCDGGPSRALIENIVAGDPDLTVEEFATVVEGKAKRKDVSKLLRAYDFPEVAKEIV; the protein is encoded by the exons ATG GACCTGGATAAACCTACCATATCTTCCAACCAAAATTTTTGTCATTGTCTTGTGAAG gtgatggcttttgttttatttttatgtgcTCATGTTGAG GCTATAAATCCTGCTGTATATTGCAGTAAAAATCAGTTTATTGTTGACCATGCGGATGGGAGTACATCTTGTGAAGACTGCGAGACGTGTCCTCAAGGACAAGGACTCTCACACACATGCGGATCGCGTATACCTTCAGATGCAATGGTCAACTGTGTCCCTTGTCTTCATGGAGTCAGCTTCTCCAGTGGAGATGACACATCTAGCTGTGCTCCATGCTCATCTTGTGCGGAGGACCAGGTTGTGCTCCAAAACTGTATATCAACACATGATGTTGTATGTGACAAGAAGTGTTACAGCAATGATAA GTATTTTGATACAAGTGGCAACTGTCTGCCGTGCTCAAAATGCTGTGGTGATGGTGAAGATAAGATGGTAAATGAATGTAAATCTAAGGTGAGGGCAGCACCAGATATGGTGTGCTCTTTCAACCACAGTGCTAACCGATGTGATGTAACCACAACAGCATCTGTACTCACCAGAAACACGACCGTTTCAACATTCACCAGCAATGCAACTTTAATCCCAAGTGTCACCACCAGCTCACCAAGTAATTTTCAACCAGGGAGCCCACATGCAAGCAGCTCATCTGCACCTCAACCgtttgaaaaaaatggtgacGAGTCTGGAGCAACACATGAGAAGGTCGTCTTTGGGGTCATTTATTTTGCTGTCCTGGTATTAGTGTCATTTGGTACTTTTGGAATGTGCATTTTCTGTAAGAGATGGATCCCGAGGTGCAGAAACTGTTCTGGAGGTACCAGTGATGCGGAGGCAGGAAACATGACCCATGCAAATGAGGGTACTGAATTAAGGGATGTAAACCAGTACACAGGCAATAATG aAAGTGCCACTGAAGAAGGGATGACAACAGCTCCTACAGCTCATCAGgatgaagacgaagaagaagaagaagaagaaccgaAGGGACTTAGCAAACCCTTGTTAGAAAAG GAGCCAGTACAAACCACATGTGTTAattgtcaaaaacaaaataggagGAGAACTAAAG actcGAAGCCTTTGAAAAGTCTGCTCGATGATAGCGATGTCCTGGATGGAATCTGCGAGTCTTTAGATGCACACGTTCCTGGCCGCGGTAATTACAGAGTGGTTGCTGAACAAAACGGTTTCACCCATTTTAAGATAAAATCCGTTTTGGAGAAATGTGATGGGGGTCCATCTAGAGCTTTGATTGAGAATATTGTTGCTGGGGATCCAGATCTTACAGTAGAGGAGTTTGCAACGGTGGTAGAAGGAAAAGCAAAGCGGAAAGATGTTTCCAAGTTGCTGAGGGCTTACGATTTTCCAGAAGTTGCGAAAGAAATTGTTTGA